In Carassius gibelio isolate Cgi1373 ecotype wild population from Czech Republic chromosome B17, carGib1.2-hapl.c, whole genome shotgun sequence, a single window of DNA contains:
- the cb17h14orf180 gene encoding nutritionally-regulated adipose and cardiac enriched protein homolog isoform X1, producing MLNGSREGLFELGRQLQQEGDSQAALHCFLSCLLGLTHVQSFHSLPNCLHQIAELYIDDKNYGKALQFIQAEKMFYEVALIELTSLQASTGSQEEGTSGCLSQEELSEQASQAQDLERLAHLCIMSKRPHLALEYSGKATKIHQRAFGNDHPITARSLELLATVYAEIGKTEYTNSLGECVSTLSKRFSATESFSDALSSISHSHKDRHSELRHRKEPYIQQETPNTKVINEKLPTSILKRSNVSNVESDSSRKRKTERRVRFREPEITVHDIPYYDCLGVYDTPQSRLHLALLTCLFLLLSALGLALYCTDRRRPQRACEELQTALAVYLLQFKQIVWACWIWLTMQ from the exons ATGCTGAACGGGAGCCGAGAGGGTTTGTTTGAACTGGGCAGGCAGCTCCAGCAGGAAGGAGACTCACAAGCTGCTCTGCACTGCTTTTTGAGCTGCCTGCTGGGACTCACACATGTGCAGAGCTTCCACTCGCTTCCCAACTGCCTGCATCAG ATCGCTGAACTCTACATCGATGACAAGAACT ATGGGAAAGCTCTACAGTTTATTCAGGCAGAGAAGATGTTCTACGAAGTGGCATTGATCGAGCTCACCTCTCTGCAGGCCAGCACAG GGTCTCAGGAAGAAGGAACATCAGGATGTCTGTCTCAAGAGGAGTTATCAGAACAGGCTTCACAGGCCCAGGATCTTGAGAGACTGGCTCATCTCTGCATCATGAGCAAAAG ACCCCACCTTGCATTAGAATACAGTGGCAAG gCCACTAAAATCCACCAGAGGGCTTTTGGTAACGATCACCCCATCACAGCCCGGAGTCTGGAGCTGCTGGCCACTGTCTATGCAGAGATCGGCAAAACAGAATATACAA ATTCATTGGGAGAGTGTGTGTCGACTCTTTCCAAAAGGTTCTCAGCCACCGAGTCATTCAGCGACGCTCTGAGTAGCATCTCTCATAGCCATAAAGACAGACACTCGGAGCTGCGACACAGAAAAGAGCCATACATACAACAGGAAACTCCTAACACAAAG GTCATAAATGAAAAACTGCCCACCTCTATTCTGAAAAGGTCCAACGTGAGCAATGTGGAGTCAGACTCATCACGCAAGCGGAAAACCGAGAGGCGGGTTCGCTTCAGAGAGCCGGAGATCACTGTTCATG ACATTCCATACTATGACTGTTTAGGAG TCTATGACACTCCCCAGAGCCGTTTGCACCTGGCCCTGCTCACTTGCCTGTTCCTGCTTCTGTCTGCGCTGGGTCTGGCACTGTACTGCACGGACCGCCGGAGACCCCAGCGTGCATGCGAAGAGCTGCAGACGGCACTGGCTGTGTACCTACTTCAGTTCAAACAGATTGTTTGGGCCTGCTGGATCTGGCTGACCATGCAATGA
- the cb17h14orf180 gene encoding nutritionally-regulated adipose and cardiac enriched protein homolog isoform X2 has translation MLNGSREGLFELGRQLQQEGDSQAALHCFLSCLLGLTHVQSFHSLPNCLHQIAELYIDDKNYGKALQFIQAEKMFYEVALIELTSLQASTGSQEEGTSGCLSQEELSEQASQAQDLERLAHLCIMSKRPHLALEYSGKATKIHQRAFGNDHPITARSLELLATVYAEIGKTEYTNSLGECVSTLSKRFSATESFSDALSSISHSHKDRHSELRHRKEPYIQQETPNTKVINEKLPTSILKRSNVSNVESDSSRKRKTERRVRFREPEITVHVYDTPQSRLHLALLTCLFLLLSALGLALYCTDRRRPQRACEELQTALAVYLLQFKQIVWACWIWLTMQ, from the exons ATGCTGAACGGGAGCCGAGAGGGTTTGTTTGAACTGGGCAGGCAGCTCCAGCAGGAAGGAGACTCACAAGCTGCTCTGCACTGCTTTTTGAGCTGCCTGCTGGGACTCACACATGTGCAGAGCTTCCACTCGCTTCCCAACTGCCTGCATCAG ATCGCTGAACTCTACATCGATGACAAGAACT ATGGGAAAGCTCTACAGTTTATTCAGGCAGAGAAGATGTTCTACGAAGTGGCATTGATCGAGCTCACCTCTCTGCAGGCCAGCACAG GGTCTCAGGAAGAAGGAACATCAGGATGTCTGTCTCAAGAGGAGTTATCAGAACAGGCTTCACAGGCCCAGGATCTTGAGAGACTGGCTCATCTCTGCATCATGAGCAAAAG ACCCCACCTTGCATTAGAATACAGTGGCAAG gCCACTAAAATCCACCAGAGGGCTTTTGGTAACGATCACCCCATCACAGCCCGGAGTCTGGAGCTGCTGGCCACTGTCTATGCAGAGATCGGCAAAACAGAATATACAA ATTCATTGGGAGAGTGTGTGTCGACTCTTTCCAAAAGGTTCTCAGCCACCGAGTCATTCAGCGACGCTCTGAGTAGCATCTCTCATAGCCATAAAGACAGACACTCGGAGCTGCGACACAGAAAAGAGCCATACATACAACAGGAAACTCCTAACACAAAG GTCATAAATGAAAAACTGCCCACCTCTATTCTGAAAAGGTCCAACGTGAGCAATGTGGAGTCAGACTCATCACGCAAGCGGAAAACCGAGAGGCGGGTTCGCTTCAGAGAGCCGGAGATCACTGTTCATG TCTATGACACTCCCCAGAGCCGTTTGCACCTGGCCCTGCTCACTTGCCTGTTCCTGCTTCTGTCTGCGCTGGGTCTGGCACTGTACTGCACGGACCGCCGGAGACCCCAGCGTGCATGCGAAGAGCTGCAGACGGCACTGGCTGTGTACCTACTTCAGTTCAAACAGATTGTTTGGGCCTGCTGGATCTGGCTGACCATGCAATGA